TTCTGGGACGGGTCATGTGACAGCGAGGCCCAGGTTTTGGCGATACAAACGGGAAAGCTGGCAGCTCCATAGCGCTCGATATCCGCAAGGGATTTTTTGGCTTTTGGCGAAAACGTGACGTCTCTGGCTCCGTACATTTCGCGAGCCACGGTCCGGATCTTCTCCTCAACCGGAAGATCATCCGGATAGAGTGGCCTGTAGGAAGCCTTCTTCAAACGACCGACCTGCCGGACTCTCTCCGCAAGCTCGAGGGCACCTGCTCCTCCATCCCGGAAATGTGTACAGACAATCGCATCATCGGCTCCGCCTTCAACGGAAAGAGCACGAATAAGGTCCCATTCCTCCGGTGAATCACCGGGATGGGCGTTTATCGCCACCACGACAGGAACGTGAAAGCGCCGGACATTGGAGATTTGGCGCAACAGGTTTTGCATGCCGTTGCGCACAGAAGGCACGTCGCTTTTGTCGAGGATTTCGGGAATCGGACGTCCCGCAACCGTGTCCGCCAGTCCGCCATGCATGCGCAGACTTTTGGCCGTGGCCACAAGGACCGCCACATCCGGTCCTCTCCCGAGAGACCGGCATTTGATGTCGAAGAATTTTTCTCCCCCGAGGTCTGCCCCAAACCCCGCTTCTGTCACAACACAGTCGGAACCGGACAACCCGACCCAGTCTCCGATAATGGAACTGTTCCCGTGAGCGATATTGGCAAAAGGGGAACCATGCACGATCGCCGGCGTCCCTTCGGACGTCGACATCAGGTTCGGCCAGAATCCCTCTCGAAGAAGGGCGGCCATTGCTCCCTCGACACCCAGATCCCGGGCCCTCAGAAGACGTCCGTCGCGAGAAAGGCCAAAACCGATGTCGCCCAAACGGGCGATCAGATCCCCGTACGACGTGGAGAGAGCCAGAATGGCCATGACTTCCGATGAAACAGTGATATCGAAACGGGTTTCCCGGGGGGATCCGTTGGCAGCCCCTCCCAGACCGACGATCACCTTGCGAAGTGCGCGATCGTTCAGATCGACCACCCGCGGCCATCCGACGGTCAAGGGGTTGATTTCCAGACGGTTTCCGTGGTGAATCTCGTTGTCGATTGCGGATGCCAGAAGATTGTGTGCCGCACCGACCGCATGAACGTCTCCCGTCAGATGGAGGTTCAGTACCTCCGACGGTTCGATGGTCGATTTTCCTCCGCCTGCACCCCCTCCCTTGATCCCGAACACCGGTCCCATCGACGGTTGGCGAATCGTCACGACCGTGCGGATTCCCAAACGGTTCAACGCCATGGACAATCCGATCGAGGTGGTGGTCTTTCCTTCACCAAGGGGCGTCGGCGTCATTCCGGTCACCAGAACATAGAGAGGAGAAGGGTCCCGGCCGAAAGAGGGCGGAGAGACCGTTTCAAGATACCGGGGATCGATCTTTGCCCTCCCCGGACCAAAAGGATGAAAATGAGTTTCTGGAACACCCATCGACTGGGCCATCATATCAAGACGCATCACGAATCTTCCTGTCACACCGCCTTCCGGCCAACACAATTCTTTCCGGTCAAAAGATGGTCTCAAAAAAAACCATTTTTTGAGTATGCCCGGAATTCTGTCAAAATCACAAGGGGAACAGGTCGAGGGGAATCTCTCCTGTTTTCAGTGAAGAGCAAGCCATATTCCCGCCACAGCCGACAGGCACAGACAGTACCAGCCGAAGGGAGCCAATGCCCTTTCCGTTTCGAAGGAACGAAAATAGCGCATCAGAAGAAATGTGGTCGAATAGGCAGCAATAAAAGAAACGGCTCCGCCCGCGACAGCCAGGTGCAGCATCCCGCCCGCTCCCTGGCGAAAAAGCTTGGGCACCTCCAGAATGCCGGCGCCGACAATAATGGGCGTCGAAAGAAGAAATGAAAAACGGGCAGCCTCTTCATGCCCAAGTCCGTTCAGGAGCCCCCCCACCATCGTAATGCCCGAACGCGACAACCCGGGAATAAGAGCCATGGACTGGAACGCACCCACGATGAACGCACGGGACATCGGAAGATTGCCCAGCGATCCGGAAATCCCTTTTTTCTTCAGATATTCGGCCAGGATCAGGACAAATCCGTTGATCCCCAGAAAAGCCGCCGCCACAACCGGAGAAGAAAACAGAATCCGGATTTTCTTTTCCAGAAGAAAACCCAGGACCGCCGCCGGGATGGTCCCGGCAATCAAAAGCCCCATGATCCTCGCGTTCTTCCTTGTCTCCGGACGGATTTCCCCCCGGGAGAAAGAGAACAGGGAGAGAAAGGTATCCCGCGTCAGTCTCCACCAGTCTTTCCAGAAAAACAGGAGGAGAGCCAGAGCCGTTCCCAGATGAAGTGCGACCATGAATGGAAGGAACTGGGTGTTCCGGCTGACGCTCGTCCAGCCGGCAAAGAGGGGAAGCAGGACGCCATGACCAAGGGAACTGACAGGGGCGAGCTCTGTCGTTCCCTGAAGCAGTGAGAAAAAAATAGCCTGACGGAACGTCATTGATCTCCTTTCGGGAATGTCTCCGGCAACGACGAACACCGGTCTGAAAAAAACGGCGGCCTAAAACCACAAAGACAGGAACGGCGCTCCCATTCAAAGAAAAACCCGCGAACGGGAGGAGACCGTCGGAACATTCTTTTGACCCTTGCGGGCGGTCCAGAGGGAAAACAATATTCCGGCTTCGTACAAGATGACAAGCGGGACAAACATGATCATCATATTCAAGAAATCCTGGGTCGGTGACAGGATGGAAGCCGCGACCGCATTTCCGACCAGAGCCCAGCGACGACCCTTGCGAAACTTCTCCGGCGTGATCCACCCCTTGGCAGTCGCCAGCGCCATCAAAAGGGGAAGCTCAAAAATAAGTCCAAAGACAAACAGAAACCGCAACTCAAACGCAACGGTCCGGTCGACACTCATGAAAGCCTGAAGACCCTCCTTTTCTCCAAAGCCCACGAGAAAGCGCAAGGCGGAAGGAAGAGCGACAAAATTCGAGAATGCCACGCCCAGGGTGAAAAAAAGAGTGCCTCCCAGGATCCAGAGGAGAACATTTTTTTTTCACGCCGATAAAGGCCCGGTGAAACAAAACGCCAGATTTCATAGAGAACGAAGGGATATCCCAGGACGGCCCCCATAAAGAGGGAAACCTTCAATGTGACCCAGAAGGCCTCTGTCGGCGTCGTAAAGACGAGGGGAACCCCCGCTTTCGTTCCCAGGTATTTCAGCGCATGGTCGGAAAACGGAAAGGACAACCCCATGAACAGGGCAAGCCAAAACAGCGAACGGAGAACTCTCTGGCGAAGTTCAACGATATGTCCCCAGAGAGGGGATGTTTTCGGGTCAACCGGCATGATGGTCGTCGACAGAGCGTTCCTGAAGGAATTCGCCGCCTTTTTGCCACGACTGTGGCAGAGGTCCCCATCCCTCCGGCAGCTTCTCGTCCCGGGACGCACTTTTGGGGTCGGACAGAAGGTCATCGGAAAAAGAACGAAATTCCTGGAGAACCGGAGCGGCCTGATGCCGGATGGTCCGGAGAGCTTTTCCGGCCACCCGGCCAACCTTTGGCCATTCCTCCGGTTTGACAACGAGCACAAGAAGAATTGCGATAAACAGAAAATCCGGCCAACCGATACCGAACACGTTCAGGACTCTCCGATCTCTTTTCCGCCAACACGCGTGAGCCAGTCCTTGATCTGGAGTTTTTGATGCTTGATATCCCGCACCTCATTTTCTTCATGGGGAGTCAGAATCGCTCTTCGGGAGAGTTCCTGGAGCCTTTTCTCCAAAATCTGGTGCTGGTTTTTCAGTTTTTCAATGTGGTATGGATCTGCAACAGACGGGAATTCGGATGTTTCCGGGGAAAAACCGCTTTTTGACATCACGCCCTCCTTCTGTGTCGTGCTGTGTCGTGAATGATGAGAATAAAGGCCTCAATACGCTGGCCACCGGAGTCCGGCCAACGACCTGTCCGGACCTCTTCAGAGGATCCGGGTCCTTGTCTCGCCGGTATCGGCACCTGTCCGGAACCCGTCGCACAGGGCGCCTTCCATCGAGACCAGATCTCCCTCTCCGCAAATTGCCGGAACAGCCTCCAAAAGACGGCATCCCATCAGAATGGCATCCTCAAGAGGACAGGAGTAGTAATTCTTCCGTTCGCCTCTCTCAGAAAATCCCAGGTTTCGGTAAAGGGATCTGGCGCCGGTGTTGGAACGGCGAACTTCGAGATAGAGCGAAGCAACTTGTCTTTTTGACGAATATTGCATAAACCTCTGGAGAAACAGTCCTCCCAGTCCTTTTCTGCGCCAGTGCGGATCAAGGAAAATGTGATGGATTTCCGCTTCGTCCTCCACAAACCAGGCCCCCATAAATCCGACAATCCCCGGGCCTTTCGGACGGACAAGGCCATAATATTCGGCCACATCCACCCATTTCAGCTCTGAAAGCAGCGCTTCACCCAGATAAAAATCCGAGCGGTCTTTTTCGTCCTGCCGGACAAAAAAACGGCGCAAAATCTCCGGCCATGGATCGACATCCAGGCGAACGATCCGGAATTCCCGCGGATCGATTGCTTTTTCAGACCGGGGCTCTTCCATACACCAATCCTACTTCATCAGAAAAAAGATTGCGACGCTCCCATGCCAGTTTTCCCTGACTTGCCGCTCGGGGAGGAAGATCTTCGCCGTCCATCCATATCCACTCGGGATGACTCAAACGCCATGGCTCGACCAACACCCTCCCCGGGCCAACAATCCGGATGGACGTCCTTGGAAGACGCTGCACCAGATCTTCCGGATTTTCCGGCACCGGCATGAAGCCAGAGTCCCGCTCGCCCTCCCCCTTGACCAGGGCTGCCGTCACCTGCCCCTGTCTGGCGTTCAGAACAGGAAGAACCAGCTCCTCCTCCGAGCTTTTCCACTCCCGGACAAGAACATCAAGAGGGCTCACGGCGAGAAGCTCTGCTCCAGTCGCTTCGGAAAATCCCTGGCAAAACATGAAACCGACCCGGAGAGAGGTATAAGCGCCCGGACCGCGGGAGCAGGAGACCATCCGAATGGATGCCGGTTCTATTTTTCGGGAAATCAGAAGAAGATCGAGTGCCTGAACCAGAACCTCCGAGGCGCCGGTTTTTGCTCTCACACTGATTTCGCCAAGGAGATTTCCGTCTTCCAGCAGTGCCATTCCCAGAAGTTCTGTCGACGTTTCAACCGCCAGATGGATCATGCCTTCGCACTCCCAAGTTTTGTCAGAAGCTCCAGGGCTTCGCCCACTTCCCGGACAGGATGCAGTGACAGGCCGGATATCTCCGGATATTTTTTTCCGCCCGCCGGAAGAACCGCGTGTGTAAAGCCGTGGCGCCGGGCTTCCGTCAGCCGGCTTTCCATTTCCTGCACCCGCCGGACCTCTCCCCCAAGCCCGACCTCTCCAAAAACAACTACATCGGGGGAAAGACTGATGTCCTTGAGACTCCCTGCGAGGGACAGGACCAGACCAAGATCGGAAGCCGTTTCCTCCAGGGAGACACCCCCGGCAACATTCACATAAATATCCCGACTCGAAAGTGACAATCCGGCCCGGCGTTCAAGAACAGCCGCCAGAATGGAAAGTCTCGAGACAGGTATGCCTTGCGCCACACGCCGCGGGTTGGGGAACGTGGTCGGGGACACAAGCGATTGAAGTTCCACAAGAAGCGGTCGGGTTCCCTCCAGGGAACTCACCACAACCGATCCGGACAGTCGTTCCTTTCTCCCTTCAAGAAAGAAGGAAGACGCATTTTCAACCTCCCGGAGACCTTCGGACGACATTTCAAAGATTCCGAGCTCCCGCGTGGGACCAAAACGGTTTTTCACCGTCCGGAGAAGACGGACCGGATGGGACCGGTCCCCTTCGAGGTACAGAACGGTATCGACAAGGTGTTCGAGGACCCGGGGACCTGCGATGACCCCTTCTTTCGTCACGTGTCCGACGATCAGGACTGTCACCGAAGCTCTTTTCGCCAGTTCGAGCAAAACAGAAGCGGATTCCCTCAGAAGTCCGACGGAACCGGAGGAGGGACCATCCGCTCCCATCGTCACGGTCTGAATGGAGTCGACCACGAGCAATTCGGGCGACAGGCGTTTCACCTCTCTCACGATCGCCTCGAGATCTGTTTCCGGAAGAATGAACAGATCTCCGCCATTGCGACCCAGCCGGTCGTAGCGCATCCGGACCTGTTCGGGAGACTCCTCCCCGGCCGCGTAGAGAACCTTGTGCCTGTTGGCCATGTGTGCCACAGCCTGAAGGGCCAGGGTCGACTTGCCCACGCCGGGGTCTCCCCCCAGAAGAATAAAGGATCCCCGGACAAACCCTCCACCTAGAACACGGTCGAACTCCCGGAACCCGCTGCTTGTCCGCTCGACCGCAACTTTTCCGACATCTTCCATCCGGAGCGCACGGGAACCTCCCTCTGCGTCAGAAAGAATAGTCTCGAGCCTTGAGGACGCGGACACGACAGGAACCAGACCCTCCGGAGCTTCCTGACAGGAAGGACAGAATCCCATCCATTTGGCGGAGCGGTACCCGCAGGAAGGACACGCGAAGGAATCCGGAACGGATTTCTTTTTCATACCGGTCCTTTCGTCCAGACAACGGTGCATGTCTTGTTCTTACCAGAGCCTGCCATCCATTTCTCATGCCATGTTCCCGAAGGATTGCCATTTTCCTCTGGATAACGGGGAGATTGTTGTGCTATTCTCGCATGCATGATCGCTCCCGGCAAAAAAAATCGGTTTTCTTCCCGTTTTTCCCTTTTTCTCTTTGTTCTGGCAATATTCTTTGTTGCCACAACGGTCCGTCCGGCGTTCGCAGCGGATTCCGGAGACCCGAACACGTTCCCCGGCGGAGGAGAAGACACCCCTCCTGAATTCTCGACCGGCGGCGATAACACAACGCCCGAAGAGGTCAATCCCCTCGCGCGCCCCAACCAGTTTCTTTTCAATGCCGACATCGGCTTCATCCCGACCATCGGCCCAAACGTGACGGGGGCCATCGGGAACGCCCAACCCGGAACCGGGTTTCTGGTGGGGCTCGAAGCGGGATACACCCTTGTTCCGAATCTGGTCCTGACCGTGGGGATGTCCGTCCATGCCTTCGGAAATCTCACAAACCTTCCGCTCCTCTTCGGACTCCAGTATTACTTTGACAACGGTGGAGGAATCCCCGTCACCATGAGCGGAAGCACCATGACCCTGATCCCCTACCTGGAAATGGGATTCGGGCCCGCGTTCAACATTTCTTCCGACAGCAACAACGTCGGAGTCGGCGCATTGGCTTTCGCCTTCCGGATTGGTCCCGGCGTTCTTCTTCCGTTCGGAAAAAACAAGAAACAGGGCCTCTTCTTCGAAGTGGATTATGAGACCCAGTCCGGCCCCTTTAACGGAAACGGCGTCACCTCTTCGGGATACTCCCTCATCCCGGTCAAGATCGGCTACACCACGATCTTCTGACTTTTCCGACTTTCAGCCTTTCCAGCGAAAGACAGCCTCCTGAACGCGACGGGTCAATTCGTCCAGATCCTCTAAAACAGGCAACGGACATTCGGCATCCCGATCCAGAAAAGGAGCTGACCGGAGAGTGTTGGCCAGTGTTTCCCAGAAAGGAGCCCAGAAAGGCCGCCCGGACACTTCCACGCAAAACGCCGGAATACGGGCCCATGCTTCCGTCTGTCGAAGGGCCAGGAGTTCAAAAAGCTCATCCAGCGTTCCGTATCCCCCCGGAAACAGGACGACGGCGCGGGAGGGCCACAGGAAAAACCGTTTGCGCATGGACAAATGAAGGAACCGGAGCTCATTGGTTCCGGAAGGGTTGACCGGGGAGCCTCCCCGCTGCCAGTTGAGGGCGACACCAAATTCACGGGCTCCCGCCAGGGCTTGCCCCATCAACCCTTCCTGTCCTCCCGCCAGAAGACGGATTCCGCTCGAAGCCATGTATTCTCCAAAAAGCCGGGCCATTCGGCAGGCAGGGTCCTCCTCCGGCAAACGGGACGATCCGAAGACCGAAACGGTCGGAACGGACTTGCCTTCTCCAAAAAACGCCAGAGCTCGTTGCCCGTCCTCGAAAGACTCTCCGAGCATGCGGGCACCGAAGGTCCTCTCCTCTTTCATCCGTTTCCACCGACGCGCATGCTTTCGAGAAGAATCGACGGAGATGAAATCGACGAGCGGATTCGACGGTCGTTTCCGACTTCAACAATAGACTGGAACATATCGTCAAGATTGCCGGCGATTGTCAGCTCACTCACCGGAAACTGGATTTCTCCGTCCTCCACCCAAAATCCGAACGCCCCCCGGGAATAGTCGCCCGTCACAGCATTGACACCGAACCCGATCAATTCTGTGACATACAATCCGCGTTTCATATCGTGAAGCAGCTCGTCTTTTGAGCGGCCTCCGGGCTCGACAAGAATATTCGAGACACCGACATGAGGGGCATCTCCGAGGGAACGGGAAGCGTTTCCTGTCGTCGAACGACCGTTTTTTCTCCCGGAATAGGCATCAAACAGGTATGTTTTCAGAATACCGTGTTCGACGATCACCTTTGGTTTTGATACCACCCCTTCCCCGTCGAAGGGCCTGGAGCCGAACCCCCCCGGGAGCAGGGGATCTTCCCGTATCGTGACTCCGGTCGATGCGACCCGGCTGTTTTCCCTGTCTCTCAGATAGGTGGCGTTCCGGTAAAGGGAATAACCGGACAACGCCCCGATCAGATGCGAAACCAAGGAGCGGGCGACCTCGGCATCAAAAAGAACCGGGCAGGTCGTCGTTTTGGGCCTTCGCGGATGCAGTCTGGATATGGCCCGCCGTCCGGCATGACGTCCGACCTCTTCGGGGTGCGGGAGACGATGGTAGAAATGAGACTGTTCATACCAGTAGTCCCGTTCCATCGAATCTCCGTCCCGGGCAATCACCGAACAGGACAATCCGTAGAGGGAACGGGCGGAACCTCCGGAAAAACCATCGGTGTTCACCAGGTAGCTTTTGAGATGCGTGCTCTGAAACTCTGCCCCTTCCGAGTTCCAAATCCGCGGATCCTCGGCAAAAGCGGCCTTTTCCGTTTCCAGGGCCAGCCGAATCCTTTCCTCCTGGGAAATATCCGGAGCCGGGTCTTCCAGGATCTCGAGAGAGGAGGAGGAAAAAACACGGCCGCCTCCCGCTCCGGGCAGTCCGGAAAACAGATCCGGCTGGGTCTCTTCCGCCATGGCCACGGCCCCCCGCACGAGGGATTCCAGGGAACTCCTGTCCAGATCCGACGTCGAAACAATCGCCTGGGAATGGCCCCGGAAAATCCGTAGACCCATTCCTCGGCTCCGGGTCCGTTGTATTTTTTCCACTTCACCCTTCCGGACACCGACCACATTGTCGTCGGAGAAAATCAGAAGGGCATCCGCCGACGTTGCGCCCAATGACGTGGCCCGGTCGACAACAAACGACAACAGATCAAGGGCTTCCCTCTCGTTCACGCCGTACCTCCCACCGTCAAGTCTTCCACCCGAATCGTCGGCAGCCCCACACCGACAGGAACGGACTGTCCATCTTTTCCGCACGTTCCGACCCCCGGATCAAGACGGAGGTCGTTCCCGACCATACTGACACGGGTCAGGGCATCCGGACCGTTTCCGATCAGCGTTGCACCCCGGACCGGGTACTGGATTCGGCCGTTCTCGACCCAGTAGGCCTCAGCAGTGGAGAACACAAACTTGCCGGACGTGATGTCGACCTGCCCTCCCCCGAAGTTGACCGCATACAACCCCTTGTCCAGGGACCGGAGGATTTCCTCCGGATCGCTCTCTCCCGACAACATGATGGTGTTTGTCATGCGGGGCATGGGGGGATGGGCATAGGACTCACGACGTCCGTTGCCCGTCGGGGCAACTCCCATCAATCTGGCATTATGCCGATCCTGAAGATACCCTTTGAGAATCCCTTTTTCGATCAGGACGGTCCTCTGGGTCGGCGTCCCTTCATCGTCCACATTCAGGGAACCTCGACGATGGGGGAGAGTTCCGTCATCGATAATCGTACAAAGCGGCGACGCCACACGCTCCCCGATGCGTCCGGAAAAAGCGCTCGTGCCTTTCCGGTTGAAATCCCCCTCAAGACCGTGGCCGATGGCTTCATGTAACAGAATGCCCGGCCATCCGGGACCCAGAACAACCGGCATCGTTCCGGTCGGACACGCGCGGGCACCAAGATTGACGATAGCCTGGCGGGCCGCTTCGCGTGCCGCATGCCGGAGCGGTTCACCCATCACCTCCGCAAAGGAAATTCTTCCCCCGTAACCATAGGATCCGGTCTGGCGCTGGCCATTTTCTTCGGCAATGACGGTCACGTTGACCCGGATGAGAGGAAGACGGTCGGCTGAGATCAGTCCATCGCGACGAACGACCATCACGGATTTCATCTCGGTCGAGACGCTCGCCATCACCTGAACCACCCGAGGGTCTGCCGAACGGGCTGCATTGTCGGCTTCCAGGAGCAAATCCTTTTTCTGGGTCAGGGGAACGTCCAGATCCTCGGAGGTCACCGGGTAAAGAGATGGCGACTGTCGCCGGGACGGCACCAGCCGGAGGGAGTTTTCCGCATGGCTCCCGGTCAGGGAAATGGCCCGGGCGGTCCGGACAATTTCCTGCAACGTCTCCGGACGGATTTCCTCGGTAATCGCATACCCCGTCTTTTCTCCAGCCAGAACCCTCGCTCCGACACCCTGGGAGACATGCCGTCCCCCTTTTTTCACCATCCCTTCTTCAAGACTCAGACTTTCCACCGTCGTGTATTCGAAGTACAGGTCCGCATCGTCGATTTGTTGCCCCAAAGCCGACCCGAGCGTTTGACCGAGAACCCTTTCGTGGGTTCCGAAACGGGATTCGAAGAACTTCATGACTTCCATTGAGGAATTTTCCTGGTTCTTCTCCATATTTGTCTCTCTCCTGTTCCATTCATTCATCCTGAGGGTCTTCGTTGTACCGGGGGATCGGCCTCGATCACGGGCTGCCCCTGAAGCCGAGGTGGTGCTAGAATACCGGGGCTCCATCCGAAAAGTCTGCATTTCACGTCCCCTCCTCTTGAACCCGGAGGCGGGGAGAACGCAAGGAGGCCCGGGTTGACCATTGAAACCACGCTGGAAAACGCGGTCCGGGAAAACGTTTTCCCCGGGGCAGTCTCCCTTTGGGGAACCGCCCGGACAATCCTGGGGGAAGTCGCCGTGGGACAAACACGCGTCGATCTGTCCAACAGTGCGCCCGTCACTTCCGACACCATGTTCGACCTGGCGAGCCTCACCAAGCCCCTTGTGACAGCTTCCCTGTCCCTTCTTCTCGCCAGCAAAGGAATTCTCGACATCGATGCACCGTTGTCCGAATACCTTCCTGACACCCGGAAAACGGCGCTGGAGGGAGTTCCTTTCCACCGTCTCCTGTCCCACTCGAGCGGGCTTGTAGGATGGGCGCCCCTCTTCCGTGAATGTGTTCCCGATAACGCCCGGGAGTGTCTGAAAAAAGCGATTCTGGCCCTTCCGCTCTCCTCGGTTCCGGGAACCCGGTCGGAATACAGCGACTTCGGATACATTCTGGCGGGTTGGATTCTGGAGTCTGTCGGTCAGAAACCTCTCGACCGCCTGTTCGACGAGTATATCCGGATCCCTCTGGATATTTCCGACGCGGGATTTACCCCTGTTGCCCCGGGCTCCCCGTTTGAAAAAAGGTCTTTTGCCGCCACAGAACCGCCGGAAGAAGGGAGCGTTTCGCTGGCCGGTATCGTGCACGACGAACATGCCCGTCTTCTGGGAGGAATCTCCGGACACGCCGGGTTGTTTGGCACGGCGAAAGCCGTCTGGGAACTCTCAAAACCGTGGTTCGGAGAGGGGGATCTTTTTCCGCGCGGATGGCTCGACCGTTTCCGGACGCGCCAGGATGGGACACCCTGGACGCTCGGATGGGACACACCGACAGCCGGTTCCTCCTCCGGGACACGATTTTCATCGTTTTCGATCGGGCACCTGGGGTATACCGGAACCTCCGTCTGGATGGATCTCGATCGTCAGATCATCATAATCCTTTTGACCCATCGGGTGCATCCCACACGAACAAACAACCGGATCCGGGAATTTCGTCCCCGCTTTCACGACCGGATCATGGAAGACGTCTTTTTCGAAAGGTCCTGACCCCCGACCGGTAAAAAGACCCGGAACCCTTCCTGAAAAATCCCGTCCTCCGAATCCTGTTGGGGGAATCGCCAGGTGCCCGAGACAACCCGCACGATGTCCAGCGCCCAGTCCGTTTTCCGGAGGACCGGACGATGCAGAAGGGACCGTCCCGGACGGGTTCCCGCCTCCAGGATGCGCACCCCGCCTGCAAGAACCAGCGCAATTTCGAGGGACAGCCGTCCGGAAAGTCTCGAAGGAAGCTCCCTTCCCGCCATAAAGAGTCCCATCGTGTAGGAACGAAGGTGTTTTTTCAGTTTTTCGTGTCTTGCGTCCAACCCTTCATAAAGGGACGATTCGTCCAGCCCACAGTCGGAAAGTTCGGACAGGGGGACGTAAATTCTCCCCTTTTCCCGGTCAAGACCGATATCCTGCCAGAAATTGGCCAGTTGCAGGGCCGAACAGATCGCATCCGACATCGTGAGAAGTTCTTCGTCGCGGTATCCGTGGATCCAGAGGAGAAGGCGTCCGACAGGGTTCGCCGACAAACGGGAGTAGGTCATCAGGTCGGAAAAGGTGGGGTGTCGGACAATGGTCCTGTCCCGCTCGAACGCCATGATCAGGTTGTCAAGCCACTGAACAGGGATCTCAAACCGTTCGATCACGTCCCGGAGGGCCCGGAAAACAAAATGGTCGACGGGGCCCTTCACGCTGGCGTGG
This genomic interval from Leptospirillum ferriphilum contains the following:
- the tldD gene encoding metalloprotease TldD produces the protein MEVMKFFESRFGTHERVLGQTLGSALGQQIDDADLYFEYTTVESLSLEEGMVKKGGRHVSQGVGARVLAGEKTGYAITEEIRPETLQEIVRTARAISLTGSHAENSLRLVPSRRQSPSLYPVTSEDLDVPLTQKKDLLLEADNAARSADPRVVQVMASVSTEMKSVMVVRRDGLISADRLPLIRVNVTVIAEENGQRQTGSYGYGGRISFAEVMGEPLRHAAREAARQAIVNLGARACPTGTMPVVLGPGWPGILLHEAIGHGLEGDFNRKGTSAFSGRIGERVASPLCTIIDDGTLPHRRGSLNVDDEGTPTQRTVLIEKGILKGYLQDRHNARLMGVAPTGNGRRESYAHPPMPRMTNTIMLSGESDPEEILRSLDKGLYAVNFGGGQVDITSGKFVFSTAEAYWVENGRIQYPVRGATLIGNGPDALTRVSMVGNDLRLDPGVGTCGKDGQSVPVGVGLPTIRVEDLTVGGTA
- a CDS encoding serine hydrolase domain-containing protein encodes the protein MTIETTLENAVRENVFPGAVSLWGTARTILGEVAVGQTRVDLSNSAPVTSDTMFDLASLTKPLVTASLSLLLASKGILDIDAPLSEYLPDTRKTALEGVPFHRLLSHSSGLVGWAPLFRECVPDNARECLKKAILALPLSSVPGTRSEYSDFGYILAGWILESVGQKPLDRLFDEYIRIPLDISDAGFTPVAPGSPFEKRSFAATEPPEEGSVSLAGIVHDEHARLLGGISGHAGLFGTAKAVWELSKPWFGEGDLFPRGWLDRFRTRQDGTPWTLGWDTPTAGSSSGTRFSSFSIGHLGYTGTSVWMDLDRQIIIILLTHRVHPTRTNNRIREFRPRFHDRIMEDVFFERS
- a CDS encoding squalene/phytoene synthase family protein, producing the protein MITLEESYRQCMVLTRSHYENFPVASVLLPAQTRPAIAVIYAFARCADDFGDEEPDTVRSLELLAGWRDLLHASVKGPVDHFVFRALRDVIERFEIPVQWLDNLIMAFERDRTIVRHPTFSDLMTYSRLSANPVGRLLLWIHGYRDEELLTMSDAICSALQLANFWQDIGLDREKGRIYVPLSELSDCGLDESSLYEGLDARHEKLKKHLRSYTMGLFMAGRELPSRLSGRLSLEIALVLAGGVRILEAGTRPGRSLLHRPVLRKTDWALDIVRVVSGTWRFPQQDSEDGIFQEGFRVFLPVGGQDLSKKTSSMIRS